The DNA segment TGAAGTAAATCGAAATCTGTTACTAATAACTGAAATAACCGATAATAAATTTACCAAACCAAAACTTTATCCGCTACAAACTCATTATCAGAACGTTAAGCAATATAAAACACAGGAATATATTTGTATTTCACCAACATCAGTATGGTGGACAAAACAGTTTCCCGAAGATAAATGGATTGAATTTATAAACTTAGTTCCTGAAAAATATTCAATATATCTTATAGGAAGTCCAGAAGATAAAACAGCATGTAATAGAATTATTACCAACTCAAAAAATAAAAATACAGTTAACCTTTGTGAGAAGCTAAATCTGTTAGAATCTGCTGCTTTAATGTTGGATGCAAAAATGAATTTTGTAAATGATTCTGCACCATTACACCTTGCATCTGCCATGAATGCACCAACTACAGCAATATTTTGTTCAACTATTCCTGATTTCGGATTTGGACCTTTATCAGATAATTCTAACATTATTGAAACAACTAAAACACTTGATTGCAGACCTTGTGGAATTCATGGAAAAAAATTATGCCCTGTCAATACTTTTGAATGTGCTTATTCAATTGATATACAAGGCTTGATTAAAATAATTAATAATTAAAATAATCATATTGAAAATTATTATTCATTATACAATATATTAACAACAAATATTTTACATAAATAAAAAATTAAAATAACATGACTGACCCATTAGCGTATCTTTACAAAAAATTTGGATTTGATAGTAGTAATATTAAAAAAATTGTTACAGGTGAAAAATATACTGCAATTCTTATAAATAACGGCAATATTGGTGTTTGTGCTAATTTGATGAAAAAGATTAAAATATACAGTCTTAACTTAACAAAACCTGATATTAACAAAATAGAATATAGAATAATACTTAATGCATATTATAATGCTTTGCTAAATTATTCAAATGAATATGAAGATATTGGTGATATTTTTGATATTATTGATTTTAAAAAATACAAAAACCCTGTTATGATAGGTTTATTTAAGCCTATT comes from the Bacteroidales bacterium genome and includes:
- a CDS encoding glycosyltransferase family 9 protein, with protein sequence MTNKFLIIQTAFIGDVILATAVIEKLHKYFPESKIDFLLRKGNENLLINHPYLNEIIVWAKKKNKYKNLFQVIFKIRKNKYDYIINLQRFSSTGLITVLSGAKQKIGFHNNPFSFLFTKKIHHKFEINIHEVNRNLLLITEITDNKFTKPKLYPLQTHYQNVKQYKTQEYICISPTSVWWTKQFPEDKWIEFINLVPEKYSIYLIGSPEDKTACNRIITNSKNKNTVNLCEKLNLLESAALMLDAKMNFVNDSAPLHLASAMNAPTTAIFCSTIPDFGFGPLSDNSNIIETTKTLDCRPCGIHGKKLCPVNTFECAYSIDIQGLIKIINN